One region of Syntrophobacter fumaroxidans MPOB genomic DNA includes:
- a CDS encoding CaiB/BaiF CoA transferase family protein, with the protein MKPSLSDIRVLELGQVLAGPYAGMILGDLGADVIKIEPPLGGDSARGTPPHFYEGESVYFMALNRNKKSVSIDLASAEGLQVFYDLVKTSDVVLDNLRYGVAEKLKIDHEVLRAHNPRIICCSINGYGSDSPDRFKPSFDLMMQARGGGMSLTGEPGGPPLRMGISVSDHVAGIYAVAGILAALHARERTGDGQRIEVPLFAVMISLLSYEAAFHLYSGEIPGPVGSGHRSLMPYNAVTTRDGHIVIDAHLPKFWSLLCKALDDADLEKDPRFHTLDARNCNRRELMDILKERFSSRTSSEWLEILSERGIPCAPINDLQAALNDPTTLALNMVVDIDHTGVGLRFRATGNPVRMSGAENTRYGSPPLLGEHTEEVLRGLSGYSDEKVAGLLRRGAVRGQSGPRTGEGT; encoded by the coding sequence ATGAAACCGAGTCTATCCGATATCCGTGTCCTGGAACTGGGCCAGGTCCTCGCTGGGCCGTACGCCGGGATGATCCTTGGCGACCTCGGGGCCGACGTCATCAAGATAGAGCCTCCCCTGGGCGGAGACAGCGCGCGCGGCACGCCGCCTCACTTTTACGAAGGCGAGAGCGTCTACTTCATGGCGCTGAACCGGAACAAGAAAAGCGTCTCCATCGATCTGGCCTCGGCGGAGGGGCTCCAGGTGTTCTACGACCTGGTGAAGACCTCCGACGTGGTCCTGGACAACCTCAGGTACGGCGTTGCGGAAAAGCTGAAGATCGACCACGAAGTGCTGCGCGCTCACAATCCCCGCATCATTTGCTGCTCGATCAACGGTTACGGATCGGACTCCCCCGACCGTTTCAAACCCTCCTTCGACCTGATGATGCAGGCCCGGGGAGGGGGAATGAGCCTGACCGGGGAGCCGGGGGGGCCTCCGCTGCGCATGGGGATTTCCGTTTCCGATCACGTGGCGGGCATCTATGCCGTCGCCGGGATCCTCGCGGCGCTCCACGCCCGCGAGCGGACCGGCGACGGTCAACGCATCGAAGTGCCGCTCTTCGCGGTGATGATCTCCCTGCTGAGCTACGAAGCGGCGTTCCATCTCTACTCCGGGGAAATCCCGGGTCCGGTGGGGTCGGGCCACCGGTCGCTCATGCCTTACAACGCCGTCACGACTCGGGACGGGCACATTGTGATCGACGCGCATCTGCCGAAGTTCTGGTCGTTGCTGTGCAAGGCGCTGGACGATGCGGACCTCGAGAAGGACCCCCGCTTTCACACGCTCGATGCACGAAACTGCAATCGCCGGGAGCTCATGGACATACTGAAAGAGCGGTTCTCTTCCCGAACAAGCAGTGAGTGGCTCGAAATTCTCTCGGAGCGCGGAATCCCGTGCGCTCCCATCAACGACCTGCAGGCGGCCCTCAACGACCCGACCACTCTGGCATTGAACATGGTCGTCGATATCGACCACACAGGAGTCGGACTCAGGTTCAGGGCCACGGGAAATCCCGTTCGCATGTCGGGGGCCGAAAATACGCGCTATGGGTCGCCGCCGCTCTTGGGCGAGCACACCGAGGAAGTGCTGAGGGGACTTTCCGGGTACTCGGATGAGAAGGTGGCGGGCCTCCTGCGGCGAGGGGCCGTCCGCGGGCAATCCGGCCCGCGGACCGGAGAGGGAACGTAG
- a CDS encoding Rne/Rng family ribonuclease, with amino-acid sequence MSQTMIINAIHPEEFRVALMEGQTLEGFFIETATRGKVVGNIYKGIVTHVQPSLQAAFVNYGMERNGFLPFPEIHPEYYEEDSDERVRIQDVIHSGQEVLVQVVKEELGSKGALLTTYISLAGRDVVLMPGQSQRGVSRKIEDGGQRERLKELAGDLKVPEEFGVILRTAAEGRTKREVTKDFNHLMKIWEEIRKHVQETPAPALIYKEQDLAVRVIRDYFNPNIKTILVDDREVLKQVKDFIRIISPRHDRVVRFYKEDGPITGKYNLEEQIAQIFRKKVPLKSGGHLVIDPTEALVAVDVNSGRTNSGEGALEEMVFKVNMEAAAEIPRQLRLRDLGGLIVIDFIDMRDNRHTREVERRLKEEIKKDKAKITVGRISRFGLLELSRQHLGLNIMRGSYKECPLCQGAGMVRSAETTALCYLRKIWLTLSQKKPASVRATFAPEVAHYLLNRKRQELTRLEERYGTNIQIESLATMLPHDGHLEFTARETQEKP; translated from the coding sequence ATGTCTCAAACCATGATCATCAATGCAATACATCCTGAGGAATTTCGCGTCGCTCTTATGGAAGGCCAGACACTGGAAGGTTTTTTCATTGAAACGGCCACACGCGGAAAAGTTGTCGGCAACATCTACAAGGGCATCGTCACCCACGTTCAGCCCAGTCTCCAGGCCGCTTTCGTCAACTACGGGATGGAGCGCAACGGCTTTCTTCCCTTCCCCGAGATCCACCCCGAGTACTACGAAGAGGACTCGGACGAAAGGGTGCGCATCCAGGATGTGATCCATTCGGGACAAGAGGTCCTGGTCCAGGTCGTCAAGGAAGAGCTCGGGAGCAAGGGTGCTCTGCTGACCACCTATATCTCGCTGGCGGGGCGCGATGTTGTCTTGATGCCGGGTCAGAGTCAACGCGGAGTATCCCGAAAGATCGAGGACGGAGGCCAGCGCGAACGTCTCAAGGAACTGGCGGGCGATTTGAAGGTCCCGGAAGAATTCGGGGTGATCCTTCGAACGGCGGCCGAGGGACGAACCAAGCGGGAGGTAACCAAGGACTTCAATCACCTCATGAAGATCTGGGAAGAGATCAGGAAACACGTCCAGGAGACTCCCGCGCCCGCGCTCATTTACAAGGAACAGGACCTGGCGGTTCGCGTGATCCGGGACTACTTCAATCCGAACATCAAGACCATCCTGGTGGACGACCGGGAAGTCCTCAAACAGGTCAAGGATTTCATTCGCATCATCAGCCCCAGGCATGACCGGGTCGTGCGGTTTTACAAGGAAGACGGGCCGATCACCGGCAAGTACAATCTCGAAGAGCAGATCGCCCAGATCTTCCGCAAGAAGGTTCCTCTCAAGTCCGGGGGCCACCTGGTTATCGACCCCACCGAAGCCCTGGTGGCCGTCGACGTGAATTCGGGCCGCACCAACAGCGGCGAGGGGGCGCTCGAGGAGATGGTCTTCAAGGTCAACATGGAGGCCGCCGCGGAAATCCCGCGGCAGCTGCGCCTGAGGGATCTCGGAGGACTTATCGTCATCGACTTCATCGATATGCGCGACAACCGCCACACTCGCGAGGTGGAACGGCGTCTCAAGGAAGAGATCAAGAAGGACAAAGCCAAAATCACCGTCGGCCGGATTTCTCGCTTCGGGCTGCTGGAGCTCTCCCGTCAGCATCTCGGGCTGAACATCATGCGGGGCTCCTACAAGGAATGCCCGCTGTGCCAGGGCGCCGGCATGGTTCGTTCGGCGGAAACGACGGCGTTGTGCTACTTGCGCAAGATCTGGCTCACCCTGTCTCAGAAAAAGCCGGCTTCGGTCCGGGCCACCTTCGCTCCGGAAGTCGCGCATTACCTGCTCAACCGCAAGAGACAGGAACTCACGCGCCTCGAGGAGCGCTACGGCACCAACATCCAGATCGAATCCCTCGCCACCATGCTGCCGCACGACGGACACCTCGAATTCACCGCCCGGGAGACCCAGGAGAAACCGTAG
- a CDS encoding DinB family protein translates to MSERAQELAKSLRAFNRGVIAFVEGCAEEQWNKVCAWEQWPVGVTARHIGAGHYTILDLVKMIVAGEKLPEITAAQIVEMANRHAVEHADCKKAEVLEVLEKNGEMLAAYVAGLKDAELDRSAHLALVKGNVTAQQVVEMVVLQSGGEHFANMKIAAGS, encoded by the coding sequence ATGAGTGAGAGAGCACAGGAACTGGCGAAGAGTCTCAGGGCATTCAACCGTGGAGTGATCGCTTTTGTGGAGGGGTGCGCCGAGGAGCAGTGGAATAAGGTGTGCGCCTGGGAGCAGTGGCCCGTGGGCGTGACGGCGCGGCACATCGGCGCGGGCCATTACACCATCCTCGACCTGGTAAAGATGATCGTCGCCGGGGAAAAACTGCCCGAAATCACCGCCGCGCAGATCGTGGAGATGGCGAACCGGCATGCCGTGGAACACGCGGACTGCAAGAAGGCGGAAGTACTGGAAGTGCTGGAGAAGAACGGTGAGATGCTAGCCGCTTATGTGGCCGGATTGAAAGACGCCGAATTGGACCGGTCCGCCCACCTCGCCCTGGTGAAAGGCAACGTCACCGCCCAGCAGGTCGTTGAAATGGTGGTCCTGCAGTCCGGCGGCGAGCACTTCGCAAACATGAAAATCGCCGCGGGATCCTGA
- a CDS encoding D-cysteine desulfhydrase family protein yields MSIGIDEMPRIEIGFFPTPLVEVRRLAAVLGGPRLFMKRDDLTGLALGGNKTRKLEFLLGDALSRGCDTVITGGAAQSNHCRQTAAAAAAVGLECHLALGGEEPPLVNGNLLLDRLFGAVVHWCGEQRKGERIPEIAAGLRALGRRVYIIPYGGSDAVGAMGFVAAVRELKQQLASRNEKIDTVIIPSSSGGTHAGLTVGIDAFDFPAQVIGIGIDKGVSGGGSYESELAVLANRIAGTLGLQANYDADRFRMRYEYLGAGYGVVGDLEREAIRLLARCEGILADPVYTGRALGGMIDMIRGKEFAPGDTVLFWHTGGVPALFEYAGELHAG; encoded by the coding sequence ATGAGCATCGGAATCGACGAGATGCCCAGAATTGAAATCGGTTTCTTCCCGACGCCGCTGGTCGAAGTCAGGAGACTTGCCGCTGTTCTCGGAGGGCCGCGCCTTTTCATGAAACGCGACGACCTGACCGGGCTGGCGCTGGGCGGCAACAAGACCAGGAAGCTCGAATTCCTGCTGGGAGATGCCTTGAGCCGAGGTTGCGATACAGTGATCACAGGCGGCGCCGCTCAATCCAATCACTGCCGGCAGACGGCGGCCGCGGCCGCCGCGGTCGGCCTGGAATGCCATCTCGCGCTTGGCGGCGAAGAGCCGCCGCTGGTGAACGGAAACCTGCTCCTCGACCGTCTGTTCGGCGCCGTCGTTCATTGGTGCGGAGAACAGCGCAAAGGCGAACGCATTCCGGAAATCGCGGCAGGGCTGCGTGCACTCGGGCGCAGGGTCTATATCATCCCTTACGGGGGGTCCGATGCGGTCGGCGCGATGGGCTTCGTGGCAGCCGTCCGCGAGCTCAAACAGCAACTTGCCTCGCGGAACGAAAAGATCGACACCGTGATCATTCCGTCGAGTTCCGGCGGGACCCACGCGGGTCTCACCGTGGGAATCGATGCGTTCGATTTTCCGGCACAGGTGATCGGCATCGGGATCGACAAAGGGGTGTCGGGCGGGGGTTCATACGAATCCGAACTGGCGGTCCTGGCCAACCGGATTGCCGGGACGCTCGGGCTGCAGGCGAACTACGACGCCGACCGGTTCCGGATGCGCTATGAATACCTGGGTGCCGGATACGGGGTGGTGGGCGACCTCGAGCGCGAGGCGATCCGCCTGCTGGCGCGATGCGAAGGGATCCTGGCCGATCCGGTCTACACGGGGAGAGCGCTGGGCGGCATGATCGACATGATCCGCGGGAAGGAATTCGCGCCCGGCGATACGGTGCTGTTCTGGCACACGGGGGGCGTGCCGGCGCTCTTCGAGTATGCGGGCGAGCTCCATGCCGGGTGA
- a CDS encoding acyl-CoA dehydratase activase, producing MEYDVGVDAGSVSINCVVIDDRQQIVVEVPYLRHFGLAFEETRRVLSKLFSPAFLKGEHTIRSVSFTGVHGQLIARTLGAPCEVETIAQVLGANLVVPGVRSIISIGGQDASLFQLAHENGHWHLEAFNMNGPCASGTGSFIDQQAERLALSMYGPDFNMDQDKLQQTLQDFIALGLKSTYPAPVACRCTVFTKSDMIHLQNKGETLPNIIAGLHYGNAANYLSTIVANRELIEPVIFIGGMASNELQVRAMQHYFPNLLVPAYHTSLGALGVALQAQKQGWRNRVDLSRLDASHSGSEEHFPKAERLRLEFTHFDSDNSLSPWGTRHKKPVQAYLGVDIGSTTTKYALIDDQLRIIHKCYLPTRGKPIEVTQQLLRTLHKEVGRNIRLMAIATTGSGRNVAGDFLSADLIIDEITAHARGAVQVDPEIDTIFEIGGQDSKYIRIENTHPLDFDMNKVCAAGTGSFLHELANKMKINIVEEFQEIALSAQAPIHLAERCTVFMESDLASYAQKGAAREDLIGGLCYAIVYNYLNRVVEKRYVGQRVMFLGGPSLNRGIVAAFEKVLGRGVLVPKHREVMGAFGAALAVREMFVKGEVSRISRDLEGLAATEVGFSENICRADKKCHNECKLKIYNFGGHKSVWGGDCGRYEASRYEGVRREDHFKERQDYFLEALEEAGVSTTDLTRMDRTDRPTVGIPMALHSLEWGVLWAHLFAELGFSVVLSPRTNNRIVLSGVESMTAETCFPVKVFHGHVRHLLDRAEYLFLPNVINMPTPSSEETGFFCPLVESSQYMVRAACSVPDKRMIRPTLHLKDDLKHLARSFLQGFPDVLRPGATRMEKAIERAWARQTAFRDRLHSRGREILARTSADEPVWIVTGRAYNLHDERLNLQLGKQLAKLGILALPMDYLNADDEDLSDFPNMYWGLGARILRTAKRIARNRNWYGVHLTNFSCGADSFMEHFYRHALREKPSLILELDEHSAVAGLLTRIEAYQNVVKNLQEKNAPQTGNEGMPCQALGR from the coding sequence ATGGAGTACGATGTAGGAGTCGACGCCGGTTCGGTGAGCATCAACTGTGTCGTGATCGACGATCGGCAACAAATCGTGGTCGAGGTGCCTTACCTGCGCCATTTCGGGTTGGCATTCGAAGAAACCCGCAGAGTGCTCTCCAAACTTTTCAGTCCCGCCTTTCTGAAAGGCGAACACACCATACGGTCCGTTTCCTTCACGGGGGTCCACGGGCAGTTGATCGCCAGGACGCTGGGGGCTCCCTGCGAGGTGGAGACGATCGCCCAGGTACTGGGGGCCAACCTTGTGGTCCCTGGAGTACGGAGCATCATCAGCATCGGCGGCCAGGACGCGTCCCTGTTCCAACTCGCCCACGAGAACGGCCATTGGCATCTCGAAGCCTTCAACATGAACGGTCCCTGCGCCTCGGGCACCGGATCGTTCATCGATCAGCAGGCGGAGCGGCTCGCCCTGTCCATGTACGGCCCCGACTTCAACATGGACCAGGACAAGCTCCAACAGACGCTCCAGGATTTCATCGCCCTGGGGCTGAAGAGCACCTACCCGGCTCCGGTGGCCTGCCGCTGCACGGTGTTCACCAAGTCCGACATGATCCACCTGCAGAATAAAGGGGAGACCCTGCCGAACATCATCGCCGGACTTCATTACGGCAATGCCGCCAATTACCTCAGCACCATCGTGGCGAACCGGGAGCTGATCGAACCCGTCATTTTCATCGGGGGAATGGCATCCAACGAGCTCCAGGTCCGGGCCATGCAGCACTACTTTCCAAACCTGCTGGTACCGGCGTATCACACTTCCCTGGGCGCCCTGGGCGTCGCTCTTCAGGCCCAGAAGCAGGGTTGGCGAAACCGGGTGGACCTGTCTCGGCTCGACGCTTCGCACTCCGGATCGGAGGAACATTTCCCCAAGGCGGAACGGCTTCGACTGGAATTCACTCACTTCGACTCGGACAACTCCCTGTCCCCCTGGGGAACACGGCACAAGAAGCCGGTTCAGGCGTACCTCGGCGTGGACATCGGGTCCACCACCACCAAGTATGCCCTCATCGACGACCAGTTGCGGATCATTCACAAGTGCTATCTGCCCACCCGGGGCAAGCCCATCGAGGTGACCCAGCAGTTGCTCCGGACGCTGCACAAGGAGGTGGGCAGGAACATCCGGCTCATGGCCATCGCCACCACCGGATCGGGCCGGAACGTGGCCGGGGATTTCCTGAGCGCCGACCTGATCATCGACGAGATCACCGCGCACGCGCGCGGAGCCGTCCAGGTGGATCCCGAGATCGATACCATCTTTGAAATCGGCGGGCAGGATTCCAAGTACATCCGCATCGAAAACACCCACCCGCTCGATTTCGACATGAACAAGGTCTGCGCCGCGGGAACGGGCAGCTTTCTTCATGAGCTGGCCAACAAGATGAAAATCAACATCGTGGAGGAATTCCAGGAAATCGCGCTTTCCGCGCAGGCGCCGATTCACCTGGCGGAACGCTGCACGGTATTCATGGAATCGGACCTGGCCAGTTACGCGCAAAAGGGAGCGGCGCGGGAGGACCTGATCGGCGGTCTCTGCTATGCCATCGTCTACAACTACCTCAACCGTGTGGTCGAGAAGCGTTACGTCGGCCAACGGGTCATGTTCCTCGGAGGACCTTCGCTCAACCGGGGCATTGTGGCCGCCTTCGAAAAGGTGCTGGGCCGCGGGGTGCTCGTGCCGAAACACCGCGAGGTGATGGGGGCTTTCGGCGCCGCGCTGGCGGTGCGCGAGATGTTCGTGAAAGGGGAAGTCAGCCGGATCAGCCGGGACCTGGAAGGACTGGCGGCGACCGAGGTGGGATTCTCCGAAAACATCTGCCGCGCGGACAAGAAATGCCACAACGAATGCAAGCTGAAAATCTACAATTTCGGAGGGCACAAGAGCGTCTGGGGCGGTGATTGCGGGCGCTACGAAGCAAGTCGATACGAGGGGGTTCGCCGGGAAGATCACTTCAAGGAGCGCCAGGACTACTTCCTGGAAGCCCTGGAGGAAGCGGGAGTCTCCACGACGGACCTCACGCGGATGGACCGTACGGATCGGCCGACCGTTGGAATTCCCATGGCGCTTCATTCCCTCGAGTGGGGGGTGCTGTGGGCGCACCTGTTCGCGGAGCTCGGCTTTTCGGTGGTGCTCAGCCCCCGAACCAACAACCGCATCGTGCTGAGCGGCGTGGAGAGCATGACGGCGGAAACGTGCTTTCCCGTGAAGGTCTTTCACGGGCACGTGCGTCACTTGCTCGACCGGGCGGAATACCTGTTCCTGCCGAACGTCATCAACATGCCGACGCCGAGCAGCGAAGAGACCGGGTTTTTCTGTCCGCTCGTGGAGAGTTCCCAGTACATGGTAAGGGCGGCCTGCTCCGTGCCGGACAAGCGGATGATCCGGCCGACCCTGCATTTGAAGGACGACCTGAAACACCTGGCGCGCTCCTTCCTGCAGGGTTTCCCCGACGTGCTGCGCCCGGGGGCGACGCGGATGGAAAAGGCGATAGAACGTGCCTGGGCAAGGCAGACGGCCTTCCGGGATCGATTACATTCCCGGGGCAGGGAAATCCTCGCGCGCACGAGCGCCGATGAACCCGTCTGGATCGTCACGGGCCGCGCCTACAACCTGCATGACGAGAGGCTCAACCTTCAACTGGGAAAGCAGCTCGCCAAGCTGGGCATCCTTGCGCTGCCCATGGACTATCTGAACGCGGACGATGAAGATCTGAGCGATTTCCCCAACATGTACTGGGGGCTGGGGGCGAGGATCCTGCGTACCGCCAAGCGCATCGCCCGCAATCGGAACTGGTATGGAGTACACCTCACCAACTTCAGTTGTGGAGCGGATTCTTTCATGGAGCACTTCTACCGGCATGCGCTCAGGGAGAAGCCGTCCCTGATTCTCGAGCTGGACGAGCACAGCGCCGTCGCCGGTCTGCTGACCCGCATCGAAGCGTATCAGAACGTCGTGAAGAATCTGCAGGAAAAGAACGCGCCGCAGACGGGCAATGAAGGGATGCCCTGCCAGGCTCTCGGCCGATAG
- a CDS encoding CoA activase: MAVSNDRSSFDRFHTSVRQFDVSGKTLLLPDMAPFGARLLAACFRAVGVNAKVMETYTGLALGKEFTSGKECFPCQVTLGDILYHLQKEKERLGSSFSPDRYVYFMPEADGPCRFGMYNKLQRLILDRFPEFKEIPIVYLSTEDSYATGGIMPPEESSIFRKLSYVAIIVADVMDRVVWRIRPYESRPGATDAFMAQAVDAMAATIEEVGAALNFPRLLDQLEEVVVAARNIADPRIPRKPRIGIVGEIYLRCHPDSNQNIIRELEKCGAEVLDASLGEWVNFVTFEQERKLRRAWKIAWLDRNHSRLRKVTRALFGNLIEGLYQQVRQHQVYRRALKHLDIPVDHSIRKIERRLQRDRLFTFDIGTEAALSIGGALEYAHEGFDGVVNVFPFTCMPSTICASILKPLLHDMKVPYLDAPYDGAIQPNRETALRTFVYQAKQHLESRTARTKR, from the coding sequence ATGGCAGTTTCCAACGATCGTTCGTCCTTTGATCGGTTCCACACCAGCGTCAGACAGTTCGATGTTTCCGGCAAGACCCTGCTGCTGCCGGACATGGCCCCTTTCGGGGCACGGCTTCTTGCAGCGTGCTTTCGCGCCGTCGGGGTCAATGCCAAGGTCATGGAGACTTACACCGGCCTGGCCCTGGGCAAGGAATTCACCTCGGGGAAAGAGTGCTTCCCCTGCCAGGTGACCCTCGGCGACATCCTGTACCACCTCCAGAAGGAAAAGGAACGACTCGGTTCCTCCTTTTCCCCGGACCGGTACGTGTACTTCATGCCGGAGGCGGACGGCCCCTGCCGCTTCGGCATGTATAACAAGCTTCAGCGGCTGATCCTCGACCGTTTCCCCGAATTCAAGGAAATTCCCATCGTCTATCTGTCCACCGAAGACTCCTACGCGACGGGCGGCATCATGCCGCCGGAGGAGTCGTCCATCTTCCGGAAACTGAGCTACGTCGCCATCATCGTTGCGGACGTGATGGACCGTGTTGTCTGGCGGATTCGGCCTTACGAAAGCCGCCCCGGCGCCACGGACGCCTTCATGGCCCAGGCCGTTGACGCCATGGCCGCAACCATCGAAGAGGTGGGGGCCGCGCTCAATTTCCCCAGGCTTCTCGATCAGCTCGAAGAGGTCGTCGTCGCCGCCCGGAACATCGCCGATCCGCGCATACCCCGCAAGCCGCGTATCGGCATCGTGGGCGAAATATACCTGCGCTGTCACCCGGATTCGAACCAGAACATCATCCGCGAGCTGGAAAAATGCGGCGCCGAGGTCCTGGACGCTTCCCTGGGCGAGTGGGTCAATTTCGTCACTTTCGAGCAGGAAAGGAAATTGCGGAGGGCCTGGAAAATCGCGTGGCTCGACCGCAACCATTCCCGGCTCCGGAAGGTCACCCGCGCACTGTTCGGCAACCTGATCGAGGGACTCTACCAGCAGGTGCGGCAACACCAGGTCTATCGAAGGGCGCTAAAGCATCTGGACATACCGGTCGATCACAGTATACGGAAGATCGAGCGCCGGCTGCAGCGCGACCGGCTCTTCACCTTCGATATCGGGACCGAAGCGGCGCTCAGTATCGGCGGTGCTCTCGAATACGCCCACGAGGGGTTCGACGGCGTCGTCAATGTTTTTCCCTTCACGTGCATGCCCAGCACCATCTGCGCCTCCATTCTGAAGCCGCTGCTGCATGACATGAAGGTCCCGTATCTCGACGCGCCTTACGACGGAGCCATTCAGCCCAATCGGGAAACCGCCCTGCGCACCTTCGTCTATCAGGCAAAACAGCACCTTGAATCTCGCACCGCGAGAACGAAACGATAA
- a CDS encoding galactose-1-phosphate uridylyltransferase — translation MKEKIRFESHVQSSTFHNPLLDNRLVTQQLEIRKDPLTGKQSVFNPSIEGKAGFFGVSDQALLERLARESAPKCFLCGDRWKELTPTYPEDLVPGGRVRVGESVLFPNLFPVSQVHAVLRVGSDHYVPLQEFSTPLIEEAFLASITFIRLLFRAREGIRFLTVNGNYLAPAGASILHPHFQVLGSDIPYTHTGELMTLGRAYHAQHGSCYWVDLAEKERELGLRFIARTGAVTWIAAFAPRGTNEVLGILTEKRDFMEMEDRDWAELSYGFSTVLEGFGAQGISTFNFTLYSGPLGARDDTFRCFLRVISRQNVYENYRTDDYFLQKLLRNELILNPPEKLASTLRKCFERRRGE, via the coding sequence ATGAAGGAGAAAATCCGTTTTGAAAGTCACGTGCAGTCGTCCACATTCCACAACCCGCTGCTGGACAACCGGCTCGTCACCCAGCAATTGGAAATCCGAAAGGACCCCCTGACGGGAAAGCAGTCCGTTTTCAACCCCAGCATTGAGGGCAAGGCGGGGTTTTTCGGCGTTTCAGACCAGGCGCTGCTGGAGCGTCTCGCCCGGGAAAGCGCCCCGAAATGCTTCCTGTGCGGCGACCGCTGGAAGGAACTGACCCCCACATACCCCGAGGATCTCGTGCCCGGCGGAAGGGTCCGCGTGGGAGAATCGGTGCTTTTCCCCAACCTGTTTCCCGTGTCCCAGGTCCACGCGGTGCTCCGCGTCGGCTCCGATCATTATGTGCCCTTGCAGGAGTTCTCGACTCCGCTGATCGAAGAAGCTTTCCTTGCCTCGATCACGTTCATCAGGCTTCTTTTTCGGGCACGGGAAGGGATTCGATTCCTGACCGTCAACGGGAACTATCTCGCACCTGCCGGAGCGAGTATCCTTCATCCTCATTTCCAGGTGCTGGGAAGTGACATACCCTACACGCACACGGGAGAGCTGATGACCCTCGGCAGGGCCTACCACGCGCAACACGGCTCCTGCTACTGGGTGGACCTGGCCGAAAAGGAACGGGAACTGGGGCTGCGCTTCATCGCCCGGACCGGCGCCGTGACCTGGATTGCCGCATTCGCTCCCCGGGGGACCAATGAAGTCCTGGGTATTCTCACTGAAAAGCGGGATTTCATGGAGATGGAGGACCGGGACTGGGCGGAATTGTCCTACGGGTTTTCGACTGTGCTCGAGGGATTCGGCGCTCAGGGGATTTCAACCTTCAATTTCACGCTCTATTCCGGTCCGCTCGGCGCCCGCGACGATACCTTCCGGTGTTTCCTGCGGGTCATCTCGCGCCAGAACGTTTACGAAAACTACCGCACCGACGATTATTTTCTCCAGAAGCTCCTGAGGAACGAGTTGATTCTAAATCCCCCCGAGAAACTTGCGTCGACGCTGCGCAAGTGTTTCGAGCGGCGGCGCGGGGAGTAA
- a CDS encoding ABC transporter ATP-binding protein — MIRIDKLTKKYKSVHALRGVDLHVEEGELFAYLGPNGSGKTTTIRILTGLAYPTTGDAWLHGFHVISETLEAKRQCGLVPQTLNLDHELTVVENLNIHGKLFHMKRRERAARIDELLDYVEINDRRNSPVKQLSGGLKRRVMVARALMHSPRILFLDEPTVGLDPTIRRRIWSLVKKIQQKGCTVFLTTHYIEEAEFLADRVAFLNEGTIVALDTPRDLMARLGSWALDKIVDGDMETAYFKDREEANRHIETQKGSFSLRRVNLEDVFISVTGKKVQP; from the coding sequence GTGATCCGGATCGACAAACTCACCAAGAAGTACAAATCCGTGCACGCCCTGCGGGGGGTCGACCTCCACGTGGAGGAGGGGGAGCTGTTCGCCTACCTGGGCCCCAACGGATCGGGCAAGACCACCACCATCAGGATTCTCACGGGGCTGGCCTACCCTACTACCGGAGACGCTTGGCTGCACGGCTTTCACGTCATCTCGGAGACGCTCGAAGCCAAAAGGCAGTGCGGCCTGGTGCCGCAAACCCTCAACCTCGATCATGAGCTCACCGTGGTCGAAAACCTCAACATCCACGGGAAACTCTTTCACATGAAGCGGCGCGAGCGCGCCGCGCGCATCGATGAGCTGCTCGACTACGTGGAAATCAACGACCGGAGGAACAGCCCCGTCAAGCAGCTCTCCGGGGGGTTGAAACGGCGGGTGATGGTGGCGCGGGCGCTGATGCATTCGCCGCGGATCCTGTTCCTGGACGAACCCACGGTGGGGCTGGACCCGACCATACGCAGGCGCATCTGGTCGCTGGTCAAAAAGATTCAGCAGAAGGGATGCACCGTCTTTCTCACCACGCATTACATCGAGGAAGCCGAATTCCTGGCCGACCGCGTGGCCTTTCTCAATGAGGGGACGATCGTGGCCCTCGACACTCCCCGGGACCTCATGGCGCGACTCGGTTCCTGGGCCCTGGACAAGATCGTCGACGGCGACATGGAGACCGCGTATTTCAAAGACCGGGAGGAAGCCAACCGGCATATTGAAACCCAAAAGGGGAGCTTCTCCCTGCGCAGGGTCAACCTGGAGGATGTTTTCATCTCCGTGACGGGCAAGAAAGTGCAACCGTGA